One Brassica napus cultivar Da-Ae chromosome C2, Da-Ae, whole genome shotgun sequence DNA window includes the following coding sequences:
- the LOC106378324 gene encoding uncharacterized protein LOC106378324: MALVSEAVERDEFKIEQLVEDFVNEPSIRHDEVPESESDSNNEGKEDERVSKQRSTNYARRGNGTLYKDQRFFNGVAFKECVLDYALKSGRNIKQYRYDKDKIGFKCVGGVSEGEACEWKVYASILPSAIYGKLVVHGGWCVERNDNIVNI; the protein is encoded by the coding sequence ATGGCGTTAGTCTCAGAAGCTGTGGAGAGAGACGAATTTAAAATCGAGCAATTGGTTGAGGACTTCGTCAACGAGCCTTCAATTCGACATGATGAGGTTCCAGAAAGTGAAAGTGACAGCAATAACGAGGGTAAAGAGGATGAGAGAGTTTCGAAACAGAGGTCGACGAACTATGCGAGGCGTGGTAACGGGACATTGTACAAAGACCAGAGATTCTTCAATGGAGTAGCTTTTAAGGAATGTGTCCTTGATTATGCACTAAAATCAGGCAGAAACATTAAACAGTACAGGTACGATAAAGACAAGATTGGATTTAAATGTGTTGGTGGAGTTAGCGAAGGTGAAGCTTGTGAATGGAAAGTGTATGCATCCATTTTACCGAGTGCAATATATGGAAAGTtagttgttcatggtggttggtgtgtTGAAcgcaatgacaatattgtaaatatttga